In bacterium, the genomic window ATTTATTTGTAATTTGGTGCTTGAAATTTGGAATTTCTGACTACTTTACGTTCTTTGCGCCTCCCACTAATAACTGATGGATTACTGTAAATATACCGAATAACCCCTTCCAAATTCCAGGGTTGATAAATCAAGGTTTTTCTTCAGAGCATCGGGTAAAATGCTGTTGATAAAATTAGAGGCATTCTCTTTGTTTGAAAATATCTCTTTGAAGAAACTGTCATGTGGATTTAATCTCTCCATCTTATCTCCTTAGCCCAGCTTTGTTCTAACTGGTATGATAACGCATAACATAAAAGAAGTCAAATTGTTTGTTTTTTTCCGCACCAATTAAGGCAATATTTTTGGTAATTATTCAACCACAGATGGACTTATGAATATCTCTTATAATTTCTTCCGGACTACGATTGTCTTCCCAACTTCCACATAAAGAAAGCAATTT contains:
- a CDS encoding Rpn family recombination-promoting nuclease/putative transposase, whose amino-acid sequence is MERLNPHDSFFKEIFSNKENASNFINSILPDALKKNLDLSTLEFGRGYSVYLQ